The following nucleotide sequence is from Halapricum desulfuricans.
ACGATGCCCGGACTTGGCACGTTCCCCGAGACCGACGACCTGTCGCTGGGGATGGCCGGGATGCACGGGACCGGTGCGGCCAACATGGCCGTCACGAACTGTGACGTGCTGCTGGGCGTCGGCACCCGGTTCGACGACCGGTTGACCGGGGGCGTCGACACGTTCGCGCCCGACGCGTCCGTGATTCACGTCGACATTGATCCGGCCGAAATTTCCAAGAACATCGAAGCCGACCACCCGCTGATCGGCGACGCGACGCGCGTGCTCGAACAGTTCGACGAGGCGATGGACACTGCGCCGGACGCCGATCAGTGGCGCGAGCAGTGTCAGACCTGGACCGAGGAGTACCCGCTTGACTACGAAACCCCCGACGACGAGCCACTCAAACCCCAGTACGTCGTCGAGACGTTCGACGAACTGGCCGACGACGACGCGATCGTCACGACTGGCGTCGGGCAACACCAGATGTGGGCCGCCCAGTTCTGGACCTACGAGTACCCGCGGACGTGGGTCTCCAGCAACGGGCTGGGGACGATGGGCTACGGCGTCCCCTCTGCCATCGGCGCGAAGATCGGCGCGCCGGACACGGAGGTCGTCGCCTTCGACGGGGACGGATCCTTCCTGATGACGATACAGGAGCTGTCGGTCGCAGTCCGAGAGAACCTCGATATCACCTACGTCGTCCTGAACAACGAGGCGATCGGGATGGTCCGCCAGTGGCAGGACGGCTTCTACGAGGGCCGGCGGATGGCCTCCGAATACCCCTGGGTGCCGGAGTTCGACAAGCTCGCGGAAGCGTTCGGCGCCCGCGGGTTCCGGCTGGAGGAGCCCGAGGACGTCGAGGAGACGATCCAGGCCGCCCGCGAGTACGACGGGCCGGCCGTGATCGACGCGATCATCGACCCCGCCGAGAACGTCTTCCCGATGGTCCCATCCGGTGGCGACAACGGACTGTTCGCTCTGAACGAGCAGCACCTGGAGATGATCTGAGATGCCCGGAGAAATGCCCGGTCCGGCCCCGGACGAGCGGATGCGTCCGAGCGGTCGGCGCAACACGCAAGGTATTCGTATCGATCCGGAAGCGGAGGCGACCCACGAGCCGCGGATGGCCGTGCTGTCGGCGCTGGTCAAACACGAGCCCGGCGTCCTCTCGGAGGTCTCGAGCCTGTTCAGCCGCCGGCAGTTCAACATCGAGAGCCTCACGGTCGGGCCGACGCAGGACGGTGACACGGCCCGGATGACGATCGTCATCGAGGAACCCGAGCCGGGTGTCCAGCAGGCCAAAAAGCAACTCCGCAAGCTCATCCCCGTCATCGACGTCGAGGAACTGGAGTCGGCGGCCATGCGCCGTGAGCTGGCGCTGATCAAGGTCGCCGGCGACAAGCCCGACGACGTGCAGGCGGTCGCAGAGATGTACGGCGGTGACGCCGTCGACGCCTCGAAAGACGCCGTGACCGTCGAGATCACCGGTAGCAAGCAGAAGATCGACGCCGCTATCGAGGCGTTCGAACAGTTCGACGTGCTCGAGATCGTCCGCACCGGCGCGGCCGCCCTCGAGCGCGGTTCGAAGACGATGGACTCGACGACAATGGAAAGCGATAACTGAGCGATCCCCGACCAGTTAGCTATGGTAGACGAATTTAGCACGGACGTATACTACGACGACGACGCGGACGAATCGGTACTGGACGACCAGACCGTCGCGGTGCTGGGCTACGGAAGCCAGGGCCACGCCCACGCGCAGAACCTCGCCGACAGCGGGGTCGACGTGGTCGTCGGCGTTCGCGAGGACTCGCCCTCTCGCGAGGAGGCGAAAGCCGACGGCATCACGGTTGCGACCCAGCCCGAAGCCGCAGCTCGAGGCGACATCGTGGTCATGCTGGTCCCCGACACGGTCCAGCCTGACGTCTACGAGAACGCGGTCGAACCCAATCTGGAAGAGGGCGACACGCTGCAGTTCGCCCACGGGTTCAACATCCACTACGGACAGATCGAACCCCCCGAGGGCGTCGACGTGACGATGGTCGCGCCCAAGTCACCCGGCCACCTCGTCCGGCGGACCTACAAGCGCGGCGAAGGAACGCCCGGGCTGGTCGCGGTCTCTCAGGACGCCACCGGGGCGGCCAAAGACGAGGCGCTGGCCTACGCGAAGGCCATCGGCTGCACGCGAGCGGGCGTCATCGAGACGACCTTCCAGGAGGAGACCGAGACCGACCTGTTCGGCGAGCAGGCCGTCCTCTGTGGCGGCGTGACCGAGATGATGAAGGTCGGTTACGAGACGCTGGTCGATGCCGGTTACAGCCCCGAGATGGCCTACTTCGAGGTCATGAACGAAATGAAACTCATCGTCGATCTCATCTACGAAGGCGGGCTGATGGAGATGTGGGACTCGGTCTCCGATACGGCCGAATACGGCGGTCTGACTCGCGGGGAGTACGTCATCGACGAGTCGGCCCGCGAGGGAATGGAACAGATCCTGCAGGAGGTTCAGGACGGCGAGTTCGCCAAGGAGTGGATCTCCGAGAACCAGACGAACCGACCCAGCTACAAGCAACTCCGGGAGGCCGAGCAGAACCACGACATCGAGGACGTTGGCGGTCGCCTGCGCGAGCTGTTCGACTGGGACGAGAGCGCGGACTAAGAGCGGACGATGAACACGAAGACAACACACGGAGACGGACAATGAGTGACGGAACGCTGTACGACAAGGTATGGGACAGACACAAGGTAACTGAACTGCCGAACGGACAGGACCAGCTGTTCATCGGGCTCCACCTCGTTCACGAGGTCACCAGCCCGCAGGCGTTCGGCATGCTCCGGGAGCGCGATCTGGACGTCGCCTATCCCGAGCGGACCTTCGCGACGACCGATCACATCGCGCCCACGACCGAGGAGAAGCGCAAGCGACCGCTCGAGGACGAGCAGGCCGAGAAGATGCTGGACGCGCTGGACACGAACACGGCCGAGAACGGGATCACGTTCTTCGACTTCGAGTCCGGCAGACAGGGCATTACCCACGTCGTCGCGCCGGAGCTGGGCCTGACCCAGCCGGGGATGACCGTCGCCTGCGGCGACAGTCACACGGCGACTCACGGTGCCTTCGGCTCGATCGGCGTCGGCGTCGGCACCTCCCAGATCCGGGACATCCTCTCGACGGGCTGTATCGCGGCCGAGAAACAGGACGTCCGCCGGATCGAAGTCGAGGGGAGCCTCGGCGAGGGCGTCTACGCGAAGGACATCATCCTGAAGATCATCCAGCAGCTGGGCGTCGACGGCGGCGTCGGTCACGTCTACGAGTACGGCGGTCCCGCGATCGAAAACCTGGGCATGGAGGGCCGGCTGGCGGTCTGTAACATGTCCATCGAGGGCGGTGCTCGCGCCGGGTACGTCAACCCCGACGAGACCACCTACGAGTATCTGGAGGGCCGGGAGTACGTCCCCGAGGGCGAGGCGTTCGAGGAACTGAAAGAGTACTGGGAGTCGATCGCGAGCGACGCGGACGCCGAGTACGACGACGTGGTCACGATCGACGTCGACGACATGGACCCGATGGTTACGTGGGGCATCAACCCCGGACAGGTCGTCGAGGTCTCCGAACCGGTCCCCGCGCCCGAAGACTTCGAGACAGAGACCGACCGGGAGGCCGCCCAGAAGGCGCTGGATCACATGGATCTCGAGCCCGGCCAGTCGATGCTGGGCTACGACATCGACGTCGCGTTCCTCGGCACCTGTACGAACGGGCGGGTGAGCGACTTCCGGCGCGCCGCCGAGATCCTCGAGGGCCACACGGTCGACGAGGACGTTCGCGCGCTGGCGGTTCCCGGTTCCGAGACCGTCCGCCGGCAGTGCGAGGCCGAGGGAATCGACGAGACGTTCATCGAGGCCGGCTTCCAGTGGCGGCGCGCCGGCTGTTCGATGTGTCTGGCGATGAACGAGGACTCCCTGGAGGGCGACGAGGCGGCCGCCTCGTCGTCGAACCGGAACTTCATCGGCCGACAGGGCAGCAAGGACGGCCGGACCGTCCTGATGAGTCCCGTGATGGTCGCCGCCGCGGCCGTCGAGGGTGAAGTGACCGACGTTCGCCGGTTCTACGGTGACGATCAGGCCGATGCACTGACTGCTGACGACGTCTCGGAGGTGGCTGACTGATGGTCGACAAACCCCAGCACATCACGGACGTATCGGGCTCGGGCGTGCCGATCTACGGCGACGACATCGACACCGACCAGATCCTGCCGGCGCGGTTCATGAAAGAGGTCACCTTCGAGAACATGGCCGATTACCTCTTCTATGACGCGCGCCGCGACGAGGACGGCGGATTCAACGATCACTCGCTCAACCGGTTCGAGGGGGCGAACGTCGCCGTCGTCAACAAGAACTTCGGGATGGGATCCTCGCGCGAACACGCCCCGCAAGCGATGATGCGGTGGGGCATCGACGGGATCGTCGGCGAGTCCTACGCCGAGATCTTCCGCGACAACTGCAAGTCACTGGGGATCCCCGCAGCGACCGCGGACCACGAGACCGTCACCGAACTCCAGACGTGGATCGAGGACAATCCCGACGGCGACATCGAGATCGACGTCGAGACGGAGACGGTCACCTATGGAGACACGACTGTCGACGTCGAGATCGACGGCGCGATGCAGGAGGCGCTCGTCGAGGGCATCTGGGACACGACCTCGCTGATGTACTCCAACATGAGCAAGGTCGAGGAGACCGTCGCGGACCTGCCCTACGTCGAGTCCGAGTAGCGCCCGTCAATCAGCACTGGCACTCGCGGAAGCGTACTTTCCTGACGAGAGGTCGAACGCCTCGCCGTCGAAGGTGGCGACGACTTCACAGAGATTCGAGAAGAGCGCTCGCAGTTCGGCCCCGGAGGTAGTACTATCGAGGTAGTACGCGCCCAGTGCCTCCGCGCGACGGGCCCGCTCGCTCATCAGGTGCAGGAACTTGAACAGCGGTTCTCGTTCGACGAACTGTAGCAGCGCCGAGATCGAGTGCAGGCAGACGCCGACCCGTTCGTCGTTCCCCTGCAGCAGGTCGTCCATCGCCGTCCCCAGCGCCGTCAGATCTTCCGGATCGGCGACTGTCGTCACTGACGACGGGCGGTCGCCGGCGGTACTGGCGCTCGTCGACCGGGCAAGCGTCTCGACGTCGACGTACTCGACAGGCGGTACCCGTCGAGGCAACTGACGCAGCTGTCGGTCCCACTCCGCCGGCGTGTGTTCGACAGTGACGACCCCGATCCGATCGAGATCCGCTTCGAGCAACAGTCGGGTACAGGCGAGCATCCCCGTGTCGTCGACGTTCGAGGCATCGACCAGAACGTTCGACGGCGTCTGCAAAGGCCGCTCCGAGAGTCCGCTCATCGTGGGCACCTCTGTCCACCCGGGCTCATGTTACAGAAACAGATACCCTGCAATCTCAAGAGTGTTATGCCGATACGCGCGAGATGACAACGGAGTATCCTGTCAGGGCCTGTATCCGGGCTCGATTCGCAGCCATTATATCGCAAATATACTATAATAATTATTTAGAAAAATTCAATTCAACGGGCGTCGAAGCCGTTCACGGACAATGAGTCAAAGTGCGTCCTCGGTACGAAACTTCGTGGAAGAGCACCCCAAATGGATCGGCGTCCTGTTCTGGATGGCCGTGCTGCTGACCCAGGCCGGGACAGCTGCTGGCGTACATGCCAGTACGACAGCCGGCCCATGATTCATTTGAACGGATAATCTTCGCTCCAATATATTGATCCACTGACTTCTACAGGGAACCCATGATCCATAAAAAACTCCGCTCTATCTTCAGTTAGTAAATGCGGTTCGGACTCATTACCCGATAGATAGCGTTTTACTGTCGTTCCTAACTTTGGTGTTACCATCGAGCCGATTCCATAGTTCTTCGATGGGTAAAATTGGAGACTCACAGACATCCCTTCATCTGTGTAATCTACCTTCGCTAAATACGGGGATCCAGCTTGGCTCTCTACAATTTGTGCATTCCCATCGCCGACAATCAAGTAATGATTTCCGACTATGCTCTTTCGCTCCAATAATTCTAGAGCTGAGAAGAGAGAAAAGCCACCATCAAGCAAATGAGCCAACATCTTCCCGAGATCCGTCGCTGTCTTGTTCAACAGGTCCGCGACAGTTACAATCCCGCCGATCGATCCCTTTTCGGCGAGCGCTCGGCCCTGTTCGTAGGACTTGCACGCGTTCAACAGGAACGCGCTGACGTTCACTTCCTCCAGCGTTCGGGCGTCGAGCCAGCCGTCACTGCACCGGATCCCTTCCTCGTCGACGTGGCCGATATAGTGGAAGAAATCGGCGTCGGTCGCCAGCACGTCTTCCATCTCGTCGGTCGTGAGCTCGTGTCGGATCGTGATGTCGAAATCGAGCCACTCTCGAGTCCCGTAAATCTCGGAGACGACGTTCTCGTCGGCCATCTCTTCTTCGTTGGAGACGACGATGACACTCGTTCGCGTGTCTTCCGAAGGCTGATATCGAAGCCGACGCATGAACGCTTCGGTGGTGAGCTTGCTGGCCCGGATCGGGACCCCGTCGCCAACGTACGCCTGTTCGATGCTGTCGGATTCCGGCGGTCGAAACACGTGCTCTTCGAACGGCCCGCTGGAACCAGACTGTGACGCCCGCGTCGAACGGATCAGCGTCGAGCGCGAGCTCTCTGAGCTCGGGCCGAAGAAGTCCTCAACCGTCGCTAGCCCGTCGTGAACCGAACGCGACTCGATATCCGTTTCTGTTTGGGTCCTGATCTTGGCAAGATCGTTCGCCAAGAAGGGCAAGGTTTCGGCGTGCTCCGGTTTCGGAACGACGTCGGCGGTGAGTTTCCACCGCGGGACGGCGTCCTCGATGTCCTCGAATGGGATCGACAGGTAGGTCCGGACCTGTGCTGCGGTCGGCTGGTCGTACAGCGCCTCGAAGTCAAGGTCGACAGCGTCTTCGACGACGTTTCGCTCATGTAAGTCGACCGTGTAGTACCCCTCAGTTCGGGTGACACAGTCCATGAGAAAGACCTGTTCGAGCACCCGGGCGACGGTCGACTCGAAACCGCCGTCGGCAGTCAACGAGAATGTCTCTCCGTCTGCGTGTAACTGCGGCCGATCGCCCGGGACGACTGTCGCGCCTAAGTAGTAGGCCAGTGATGTGATCGGATAGATGTAGTCTCGTTCCGGCGGAACTTCGATCCGAATACCAGTGTCAGGAACGTCGAGTACGTCCGGGATATCGAGTTCCTCTCCGCGTTCGAGCAGTGGCGGGTGCCCTCGCAGCGTCGGGAACGATCGTTCAGAGGAAGTGGTTTTCAGCGCCGATCCGAACGCCGAGATCGCGGCCATCAAGTCCTCTGGATCATCCGTCGTCGTGATCGTCGCTGCCGGCTGTTCGTGCAGGGACCGGACACCGATCGACACACAGTCAGTCTCACCGAAGTCCAGCCGTATTCGGTCTTCTCCGGCGCTGACCCGTACACCACCCTCGACCGCAATGTAGAGTTTCATCTGGGCGGACGAAACTTCTAAATTGTACTTCCCCGGTGGAACTGCTATCGACTCTTCGTCAGTGCTTTGCGCGATCAGTTCACCGTCCATGTCCCGGACCCAAATGTCGACGAGGTACGGCGTCTCGATTTCGGTCGTGCAGACGGATACGGCAGTGTCGACGGGGAAATAGAACTCGTCGGGGTTACCCGGCGTCGGTTCGACCGGAGCAGGCGTCAACAGCGTGAACTGCGAACCCTCAATCGGGTCGACGATGCGGACGCCGTCGAACAGCGGATGTGGCTGCACCTGCGGGTGCGTGCCGTCCGCCCCTGTCTGTCCGCCGTGTTCCGACCAGTTCGTAGTCACGATCGTCGCTCCCCTGTCATCCGCTCGCTGATTCCGTCTGTCTGTCGGTCCCGGCGATCTGCTCCCGATAGCGCTCGTCGCTGCGTCCCATCGAGAGTACACGACTCACCGTCTCGCGGCGGATTCCATCGCACGTTTTGTACGTACGTGTGCGAATCAAAAACGCTGCCGGTGCCCACTCTATTGTCTGTTCATCAGACACAAACCTTGATAGTGATTACTGTACCGATTTACCGGCACGACCGCATCACTTCGTGCGGTCGACCCGGAACGGACTTACAGAGATCACTCTGAGACACTGCCGCCCCAATCAGACCCATGCATACGGACAGCGACTCCTCGCATCAGAACCAGCCGCTAGAGACTGCCGGAACACCGCCCGAGGACGCCACGGCGGTGATGATTCCCCTTCACGGTCGAGGGGCGACAGCTCGATGTATCCTCCAGTTGCCCGATCAGTTCGACGTCGAGGGGTCGCGTATCTTGCCCCGCAGGCCGCCGGCAACACCTGGTATCCCGATCCGTTCACTGCGCCCGTCGAGCCCAACGAACCCGGGCGCACCTCCGCGCTGCGCGCGATCGACGACGCGACCGCCACGGCCGAAGCGGCCGGCGTAGCAAGGGATCGAATCGTGGTCCACGGTTTCTCAGAGGAGGCGTGTCTGGCCAGCGAATCCGTCGCCCGGAACCCTGATCGATACGGCGGACTCGTTGCACTGGGCGGTAGGCTCATCGGGGAATCGATCGCTCCCGACGAGTACGAGGGCGATCTCGAGGGGACTCCGGTCTTCATAGGTGTAGCGATGGCGATCCCTACATCCCTGCTGAACGCGCCGACGAGCCTGCGGGCGTTTTCGAACGGCTCGGCGGGGACGTGACGAAGCGACTGTACGAGAGAATGGGTCACGGCATCAACGGCGACGAAATACAGTTCGTGTCCGAGTTGCTTGCCGGTCTCACCGACTGACAGTTACTCGTCGCGGGCGCCGACTGCGTCGCGATAGAGGACGGCGCGTTCGGCGTCGA
It contains:
- a CDS encoding DUF7504 family protein; the protein is MSGLSERPLQTPSNVLVDASNVDDTGMLACTRLLLEADLDRIGVVTVEHTPAEWDRQLRQLPRRVPPVEYVDVETLARSTSASTAGDRPSSVTTVADPEDLTALGTAMDDLLQGNDERVGVCLHSISALLQFVEREPLFKFLHLMSERARRAEALGAYYLDSTTSGAELRALFSNLCEVVATFDGEAFDLSSGKYASASASAD
- the ilvB gene encoding biosynthetic-type acetolactate synthase large subunit, whose product is MSERASIPKRDPEEAPERENGIEAVESGSEAIIAALEQAGVEHAFGVQGGAIMPVYDALYDSSIHHITMAHEQGAAHAADAYGLVTGEPGLAMATSGPGATNLITGLADAAMDSDPMIALTGQVATDFVGNDAFQETDTTGITLPVTKANYFADHSDTVGDDVSEAFALAREGRQGPTLVDLPKDITKGETDQWPKPPETPETHDEPSEADESAVEAAAATLSAADRPVILAGGGVVKSEASDELRAFAREYEIPVITTMPGLGTFPETDDLSLGMAGMHGTGAANMAVTNCDVLLGVGTRFDDRLTGGVDTFAPDASVIHVDIDPAEISKNIEADHPLIGDATRVLEQFDEAMDTAPDADQWREQCQTWTEEYPLDYETPDDEPLKPQYVVETFDELADDDAIVTTGVGQHQMWAAQFWTYEYPRTWVSSNGLGTMGYGVPSAIGAKIGAPDTEVVAFDGDGSFLMTIQELSVAVRENLDITYVVLNNEAIGMVRQWQDGFYEGRRMASEYPWVPEFDKLAEAFGARGFRLEEPEDVEETIQAAREYDGPAVIDAIIDPAENVFPMVPSGGDNGLFALNEQHLEMI
- a CDS encoding DUF7503 family protein, whose amino-acid sequence is MSQSASSVRNFVEEHPKWIGVLFWMAVLLTQAGTAAGVHASTTAGP
- the leuC gene encoding 3-isopropylmalate dehydratase large subunit — translated: MSDGTLYDKVWDRHKVTELPNGQDQLFIGLHLVHEVTSPQAFGMLRERDLDVAYPERTFATTDHIAPTTEEKRKRPLEDEQAEKMLDALDTNTAENGITFFDFESGRQGITHVVAPELGLTQPGMTVACGDSHTATHGAFGSIGVGVGTSQIRDILSTGCIAAEKQDVRRIEVEGSLGEGVYAKDIILKIIQQLGVDGGVGHVYEYGGPAIENLGMEGRLAVCNMSIEGGARAGYVNPDETTYEYLEGREYVPEGEAFEELKEYWESIASDADAEYDDVVTIDVDDMDPMVTWGINPGQVVEVSEPVPAPEDFETETDREAAQKALDHMDLEPGQSMLGYDIDVAFLGTCTNGRVSDFRRAAEILEGHTVDEDVRALAVPGSETVRRQCEAEGIDETFIEAGFQWRRAGCSMCLAMNEDSLEGDEAAASSSNRNFIGRQGSKDGRTVLMSPVMVAAAAVEGEVTDVRRFYGDDQADALTADDVSEVAD
- the ilvN gene encoding acetolactate synthase small subunit, coding for MPGPAPDERMRPSGRRNTQGIRIDPEAEATHEPRMAVLSALVKHEPGVLSEVSSLFSRRQFNIESLTVGPTQDGDTARMTIVIEEPEPGVQQAKKQLRKLIPVIDVEELESAAMRRELALIKVAGDKPDDVQAVAEMYGGDAVDASKDAVTVEITGSKQKIDAAIEAFEQFDVLEIVRTGAAALERGSKTMDSTTMESDN
- a CDS encoding 3-isopropylmalate dehydratase small subunit, with the translated sequence MVDKPQHITDVSGSGVPIYGDDIDTDQILPARFMKEVTFENMADYLFYDARRDEDGGFNDHSLNRFEGANVAVVNKNFGMGSSREHAPQAMMRWGIDGIVGESYAEIFRDNCKSLGIPAATADHETVTELQTWIEDNPDGDIEIDVETETVTYGDTTVDVEIDGAMQEALVEGIWDTTSLMYSNMSKVEETVADLPYVESE
- the ilvC gene encoding ketol-acid reductoisomerase, whose protein sequence is MVDEFSTDVYYDDDADESVLDDQTVAVLGYGSQGHAHAQNLADSGVDVVVGVREDSPSREEAKADGITVATQPEAAARGDIVVMLVPDTVQPDVYENAVEPNLEEGDTLQFAHGFNIHYGQIEPPEGVDVTMVAPKSPGHLVRRTYKRGEGTPGLVAVSQDATGAAKDEALAYAKAIGCTRAGVIETTFQEETETDLFGEQAVLCGGVTEMMKVGYETLVDAGYSPEMAYFEVMNEMKLIVDLIYEGGLMEMWDSVSDTAEYGGLTRGEYVIDESAREGMEQILQEVQDGEFAKEWISENQTNRPSYKQLREAEQNHDIEDVGGRLRELFDWDESAD